A stretch of DNA from Mesotoga infera:
AAACAGGTGTAGTGGAAACAATAGCTACACTGAATAAGCTGAATGTTGGATTCACGGGGATTTACTCTAACTCGAACGATCTTTGGTACCCAAGAATAATTGCTTCCACTGCAGGAAATATTTCATTAATCGGTTGCATAGAAGATTCTCTGTATCCTGAATTTGCAGTATCATCTTTCTCAATACTTAAGCTTTCTGATCTTCTAAATTCTTCGCTTCTTAGCGAACTTGACGAGCGTGAAAATATCGTCGCGAACGTTGTCCTGCTGCATGCAGGTAAGGAGTTTACTCCATTTCCGTCAAGGAAGCTAGTTGAATCTGCTAGAAAGCTTGTGGTCAAGGGAGCGGATCTAGTAATTATTAGTCATAGTCATTTTGTAAGCGGCTTTGAGCGTACTGCAGAAGGTGGGATGATTCTTTATGGGCTTGGCGATTTTATATTTGACGTTCCGGTATCAGGAAGAAAGGCCTCAGTTGTTCCTATCTTTGAAATCTCTAAGAATGGTTTATCGTTTTCGGAAATTCTATTCACAAAGAGGACGTCTGATTTGACAGTGAACTTGGTTGAAGATAAGAAAGAGATCAGAAAACTGCATCGAAAGATCGAGAAATACAGTAAGTTACTTTCAAATAACCCCGAGGCTCTTAGGATTAGAGTAGTCAGTAAGTTGCATGTTTGGAATTATCAACTTTCAAGAATAATGTGGATGATTAGAAGTGAAGGATTCAAAACAACCGTAAGATTCTTGTTAGATGTTCTGAAAAGGGGTGTTAGAAAAACCTTTGTGCATTTGCGAGGGAGAGAATAATGAGTATTGTAAACATTTACTCAAGACTTCCAGTAGCATTAAGAGAGCTGTTAGCCAATATCTATGCAAGGAGATTGCATAGAAGGCGATTTGGCGGGGAATTTGGAAAGCTCCTCGAGTTTCTTGAAGATAGCCAGTATTGGAACCAAGAAAGACTAATGATCTTCCAAATAGAAAGGTTGCGAGAAGTCATCACAGACTCCTACGAAAATGTTCCGCACTTCAGAAAGCTGTTTCGAGATATTGATCTTCGACCCTCAGATGTTACTTCTCTAGAAATCCTGAAAGAGATCCCAGTTATGACCAAAGATATGATAAGAAGTGATCCACGATCATTTGCTAGCGATAACATTAAAAGAATCAAAACGATAAAAGACTTCTCAAGCGGAACAACCGGGGCAAAACTGGAATTCTTTCTGCCTCTAAGCCTTTATAGGTTGAATTTCGCTGCGCTCTGGCGATTTTATGGTTGGGCTGGAGTTCATCTGGGTGAAAAAAGGGTGACTCTGGGGGCTAGGGTAATTGGTGAGAGACTTCCTTATTGGATATACAACAAGAGCGAGAACCAGCTCTTGATGTCGATTCATCATCTGAATAGTAATACCATTTCCTCCTACATTGAAAAGCTGATGGAATTCGAGCCCGTCTTCATCCAAGGGCACCCAACGGGAATCGAAATACTGGCAGATGAGATGTTGAGAAGAAGAGAAAAGTTGAAGGTAAAAGCTGTCTTCACAACAGCTGAGACTCTTATTGATACAGCCAGGGACAAGATCGAAAATGCTTTCGGGTGCAAAGTTTTCGAGTCGTATGGTGTTAGCGAATGTGTAGTTGCAGCGTTTGAATGTGAAAAGCACAATGGGTTACATGAGGCTACTGAGTACGGGATTACTGAGCTAGAGAGTAGTGGGGAAGAGGGTTTTTACTCTGTTATTGGCACTTCGCTTTGGAACAATGCAATGCCGTTTATAAGATACAAAATTGAAGACCTCGTTGTTCCTTGCGAGAAAGCCATTTGTAGCTGTGGCAGGACCCTACCTTTAGTAATCAAAAAGGTAATCGGAAGGATAGATGACATTGTATATGATGCACAAGGTAATCCTGTGTTGCCGGTAACAATTCGTATGCA
This window harbors:
- a CDS encoding phenylacetate--CoA ligase family protein encodes the protein MTKDMIRSDPRSFASDNIKRIKTIKDFSSGTTGAKLEFFLPLSLYRLNFAALWRFYGWAGVHLGEKRVTLGARVIGERLPYWIYNKSENQLLMSIHHLNSNTISSYIEKLMEFEPVFIQGHPTGIEILADEMLRRREKLKVKAVFTTAETLIDTARDKIENAFGCKVFESYGVSECVVAAFECEKHNGLHEATEYGITELESSGEEGFYSVIGTSLWNNAMPFIRYKIEDLVVPCEKAICSCGRTLPLVIKKVIGRIDDIVYDAQGNPVLPVTIRMHLKPLLKPFQNYQLIQTDKGEYEFKLTITEEKPTGAFIKMLSKLLGDNAAIKISEVTKIEATGGKIRNVVNRCSRTERRI